One segment of Apus apus isolate bApuApu2 chromosome 1, bApuApu2.pri.cur, whole genome shotgun sequence DNA contains the following:
- the YEATS4 gene encoding YEATS domain-containing protein 4 — translation MFKRMAEFGPDSGGRVKGVTIVKPIVYGNVARYFGKKREEDGHTHQWTVYVKPYRNEDMSAYVKKIQFKLHESYGNPLRVVTKPPYEITETGWGEFEIIIKIFFIDPNERPVTLYHLLKLFQSDTNAILGKKTVVSEFYDEMIFQDPTAMMQQLLTTSRQLTLGAYKHETEFADLEVKTREKLEAAKKKTSFEIAELKERLKASRETINCLKNEIRKLEEDDQSKDM, via the exons ATGTTCAAGAGAATGGCTGAGTTCGGGCCTGATTCCGGGGGCAGGGTGAAG GGCGTTACCATTGTGAAGCCCATCGTTTATGGAAACGTCGCACGgtattttgggaagaaaagagaagaagacGGGCACACGCACCAGTGGACGGTTTACGTCAAGCCTTACAGAAACGAG GATATGTCTGCCtatgtgaaaaaaattcagttcaaGTTGCATGAAAGCTACGGTAATCCCTTGAGAg TTGTTACCAAACCACCATATGAAATCACTGAAACAGGATGGGGTGAATTTGAAATAATcattaagatattttttatcGACCCAAACGAAAGACCC GTAACCTTGTATCACTTGCTGAAGCTTTTTCAATCCGATACCAATGCCATCctgggaaagaaaactgtaGTTTCTGAATTCTATGATGAAATG ATATTTCAAGATCCTACTGCAATGATGCAGCAGCTGTTAACAACGTCTCGTCAGCTAACGCTAGGTGCTTATAAGCATGAAACAGAGT TTGCAGATCTTGAAGTGAAAACCAGGGAAAAGCTGGAAGCtgccaaaaagaaaactagTTTTGAAATTGCCGAGCTTAAAGAAAGACTAAAAGCAAGTCGTGAAACCATCAACTGTTTAAAGAATGAAATCAGAAAACTTGAAGAAGATGATCAGTCTAAAGATATGTGA